A genomic segment from Pseudoxanthomonas sp. CF385 encodes:
- a CDS encoding energy transducer TonB, giving the protein MSAVPVTPPKIGANERLGATLALSLIVHGLLVLGVGFALDDAAPVMPTLDVILSQTSTPLTPKEADFLAAANQEGGGESDQAKRPRDSQAGWIPQPDTGLAPQPLRAQTTAPVPPPESRVVATRDSDVRTPTPEARPQPDQPDLPQGEQKVQRDAEMARLAAEYHLRSELYAKRPKRKFVSASTKEYVYANYLRAWVDRAERVGNLNYPDEARRKRLAGTLVISVAVRRDGSVEQTRIIQSSGIPLLDSTAQRIVQLSAPFPPLPETSENVDILHVTRTWRFLPGGEVRDD; this is encoded by the coding sequence ATGTCGGCGGTCCCCGTCACCCCACCGAAGATCGGCGCGAACGAGCGCCTCGGCGCCACCCTGGCGCTGTCGCTGATCGTGCACGGCCTGCTGGTGCTGGGCGTGGGCTTCGCCCTCGACGACGCCGCGCCGGTGATGCCCACGCTGGACGTGATCCTCAGCCAGACCAGCACGCCACTGACGCCGAAGGAGGCCGACTTCCTGGCCGCGGCCAACCAGGAGGGCGGCGGCGAAAGCGACCAGGCCAAGCGTCCGCGCGACAGCCAGGCGGGCTGGATTCCTCAACCCGATACCGGGCTGGCCCCGCAACCGCTGCGCGCGCAGACGACCGCGCCGGTGCCGCCGCCGGAGAGCCGCGTGGTCGCCACGCGCGACAGCGACGTGCGTACGCCGACGCCGGAAGCCCGCCCGCAGCCGGACCAGCCCGATCTCCCGCAGGGCGAACAGAAGGTGCAGCGCGATGCCGAGATGGCGCGCCTGGCCGCGGAGTACCACCTGCGCTCTGAGCTGTACGCCAAGCGCCCGAAGCGCAAATTCGTTTCGGCGAGCACCAAGGAGTACGTCTACGCCAACTACCTGCGCGCGTGGGTGGACCGCGCGGAACGCGTCGGCAACCTCAACTACCCCGACGAAGCACGGCGCAAGCGCCTGGCCGGCACCCTGGTGATCAGCGTCGCGGTGCGCCGCGACGGCAGCGTGGAGCAGACCCGCATCATCCAGTCCAGCGGCATCCCGCTGCTGGATTCGACGGCGCAACGGATCGTGCAGCTGTCCGCGCCGTTCCCGCCGCTGCCCGAGACCAGCGAGAACGTGGACATCCTGCACGTCACCCGCACGTGGCGTTTCCTGCCGGGCGGCGAAGTCCGCGACGATTGA
- a CDS encoding prolyl oligopeptidase family serine peptidase, giving the protein MNLFPLRARVRIALSACTLLGSTLLASVPGAAGGGGLQAYVAAERARPVAPALPRSAFLQRGAIVAIRLSRDGRHAAWLRDRGEQREVWLQNTAGGPPRRLLGNTPADALDWSRDGGWLLLRSPRDLQALAVARQAGSGRIATLGGATAVAMLDTDPSQPAAVLLIEREGPAAAPRGWRLLRVDMRGRRTVLWQDRQRIVDAAIDARGEVAWLQRVEGGALVVHRVARGAAHPVLHCVPSRRCALRGLAPDGGVWMRTDLQGDLSRLARLQVDGRIVEVHADPQRTADVDAIIEDPVGRQPRLVAYRSTTSQLYALAPDDGAHLDALRAALPGRDLDLQPGVGSGARWLVETASPQAPLRRWQVYDPATRTLSPLLDDMPLDRRSGAPAAALDEALLARPVSVAWTASDGRRAHGFLWLPPGRDAARLPLVVVPHGGPWNHWKPEYRALSQLLANRGYAVFEPNFRGSTGHGRDYVLAARGDFGHGRVQADIVEGTRWLLDQGIGDRERVGIVGASFGGYSALLGATFDPDLFKVAVAMVPPPDFGWVLRWVLRNPEALEIGGVVPMEDWLLGQGIDVADRATMARLHAQSPLANVDRLRRPVLLVAGGEDRRVGLAGVIEYAARLKLAGKDVALLVDEQAGHDGGSPTAREARAYLMEMILQRELGGVAPAAPDPELRGYLRRNLRLPGTLAP; this is encoded by the coding sequence ATGAACCTGTTCCCGTTGCGCGCCAGGGTGCGCATCGCGCTGTCTGCATGCACGCTGCTGGGCTCCACCCTGCTCGCAAGCGTGCCGGGCGCTGCAGGCGGCGGAGGATTGCAGGCCTACGTCGCCGCCGAGCGTGCGCGGCCGGTCGCGCCCGCGTTGCCCCGCAGTGCCTTCCTGCAGCGCGGCGCGATCGTGGCGATCCGGTTGTCGCGCGATGGCAGGCACGCGGCTTGGCTGCGCGATCGTGGCGAGCAGCGCGAGGTGTGGCTGCAGAACACCGCGGGCGGTCCGCCGCGGCGCCTGCTGGGGAACACGCCGGCGGACGCGCTGGACTGGAGCCGCGATGGCGGCTGGCTGCTGCTGCGTTCGCCGCGCGACCTGCAGGCGCTGGCCGTGGCGAGGCAGGCGGGATCGGGACGGATCGCGACGCTGGGAGGTGCGACGGCGGTCGCGATGCTCGATACCGATCCCAGCCAGCCGGCCGCCGTGCTGCTGATCGAACGCGAGGGCCCGGCCGCGGCGCCACGCGGCTGGCGCTTGCTGCGCGTGGACATGCGGGGTCGGCGCACCGTGCTGTGGCAGGACCGCCAGCGCATCGTCGACGCTGCGATCGATGCGCGAGGCGAGGTGGCCTGGCTGCAACGCGTGGAAGGCGGCGCGTTGGTCGTACACCGGGTCGCGCGCGGCGCGGCGCACCCGGTCCTGCATTGCGTGCCGAGCCGGCGCTGCGCGCTGCGCGGCCTCGCGCCCGACGGCGGTGTCTGGATGCGTACCGACCTGCAGGGCGATCTGTCGCGGTTGGCGCGGCTGCAGGTGGACGGGCGGATCGTCGAGGTCCATGCCGATCCGCAACGCACCGCGGATGTGGACGCGATCATCGAAGACCCGGTGGGGCGACAGCCGCGCTTAGTCGCGTATCGCAGCACGACGTCGCAGCTGTACGCGCTTGCCCCTGACGATGGCGCGCACCTGGACGCACTGCGCGCGGCACTGCCCGGCCGGGACCTGGACCTGCAACCGGGCGTCGGTTCCGGCGCGCGCTGGCTGGTCGAAACCGCTTCACCGCAGGCACCCCTGCGACGCTGGCAGGTGTACGACCCGGCGACGCGCACGTTGTCGCCGCTGCTGGACGACATGCCCCTGGACCGGCGTTCGGGCGCGCCGGCCGCCGCGCTGGATGAAGCCCTGCTCGCGCGGCCGGTGTCGGTGGCGTGGACGGCCTCGGATGGCCGCCGCGCGCACGGCTTCCTCTGGTTGCCGCCGGGGCGCGATGCCGCGCGGCTGCCGCTGGTGGTCGTGCCGCACGGCGGACCCTGGAACCACTGGAAGCCCGAATACCGGGCGCTGAGCCAGTTGCTCGCCAACCGCGGCTACGCGGTGTTCGAACCCAACTTCCGTGGCTCGACCGGGCATGGCCGCGACTACGTGCTGGCGGCGCGCGGGGATTTCGGGCATGGCCGCGTCCAGGCGGACATCGTCGAGGGCACGCGTTGGCTGCTGGACCAGGGCATCGGTGATCGCGAACGCGTGGGCATCGTCGGCGCCTCGTTCGGGGGCTACTCGGCGTTGCTCGGCGCCACCTTCGACCCGGACCTGTTCAAGGTGGCCGTGGCCATGGTGCCGCCGCCGGATTTCGGATGGGTGCTGCGCTGGGTGTTGCGCAATCCGGAAGCGCTGGAAATCGGCGGCGTCGTGCCGATGGAGGACTGGTTGCTCGGCCAGGGCATCGACGTGGCGGACAGGGCGACGATGGCCCGGCTGCACGCGCAGTCGCCGCTGGCGAATGTCGACCGCCTGCGCCGGCCCGTGTTGCTGGTCGCCGGCGGTGAGGATCGCCGTGTCGGCCTGGCGGGCGTCATCGAGTACGCCGCGCGGCTCAAACTCGCCGGCAAGGACGTCGCGTTGCTGGTCGACGAACAGGCCGGCCACGACGGCGGCTCGCCGACCGCGCGCGAGGCGCGGGCCTACCTGATGGAGATGATCCTGCAGCGGGAACTGGGCGGCGTCGCGCCGGCAGCACCCGACCCGGAGCTGCGCGGCTACCTGCGCCGCAATCTCAGGCTGCCGGGTACGCTGGCGCCCTGA
- a CDS encoding response regulator, giving the protein MTQNEGQAGGLNGLRVMVIDDSKTIRRTAETLLKREGCEVVTATDGFEALAKIADQQPQIIFVDIMMPRLDGYQTCALIKNNQVFKSTPVIMLSSKDSLFDKARGRIVGSEQYLTKPFTREELLDAIRAHVST; this is encoded by the coding sequence ATGACGCAGAATGAAGGCCAGGCCGGCGGACTCAACGGCCTACGGGTCATGGTCATCGATGACTCGAAAACCATCCGCCGCACCGCGGAAACCCTGCTGAAACGCGAGGGTTGCGAGGTGGTGACGGCGACGGACGGGTTCGAGGCGCTCGCCAAGATCGCCGACCAGCAGCCGCAGATCATCTTCGTGGACATCATGATGCCGCGCCTGGACGGGTATCAGACCTGCGCGCTCATCAAGAACAACCAGGTCTTCAAGTCCACGCCGGTCATCATGCTCTCGTCCAAGGACAGCCTGTTCGACAAGGCGCGCGGACGCATCGTCGGCTCGGAGCAATACCTGACCAAGCCGTTCACGCGCGAGGAACTCCTCGACGCCATCCGCGCCCACGTCAGCACCTGA
- the gshB gene encoding glutathione synthase, translating into MPLDIVVVMDPIGSIKIAKDTTFAMLLEAQRRGHRLHYVTPGRLALRDGRAFAQVAPLTVKDDKAGWFTLGEAHELAFGPGQVVLMRKDPPVDDQYLYDTHVLGIAQQAGALIVNDPQGLRDYNEKLAALLFPQCCPPTLVSRDPAALKAFVAEHGEAVLKPLDGMGGRSIFRVKAGDPNTNVILETLVGPGHLTLAQRFIPGIKDGDKRVLLIDGEPVDYALARIPQGDEFRGNLAAGGRGEGRPLSDRDRWIAAQVGPEMKRRGMLFVGLDVIGDYLTEVNVTSPTCVRELDAQYGLNIAGQLFDAIEKKLA; encoded by the coding sequence ATGCCGCTGGACATCGTCGTCGTCATGGACCCGATCGGGTCCATCAAGATCGCCAAGGACACCACCTTCGCCATGCTGCTGGAGGCCCAGCGGCGCGGGCACCGGCTGCACTACGTCACCCCGGGCCGGCTGGCCCTGCGCGATGGCCGCGCCTTCGCCCAGGTCGCCCCGCTGACCGTCAAGGACGACAAGGCCGGTTGGTTCACCCTGGGCGAGGCGCATGAGCTCGCCTTCGGCCCCGGCCAGGTCGTGCTGATGCGCAAGGACCCGCCCGTCGACGACCAGTACCTCTACGACACCCACGTGCTGGGCATCGCCCAACAGGCCGGTGCGTTGATCGTCAACGACCCGCAGGGCCTGCGCGACTACAACGAGAAGCTGGCCGCCCTGCTCTTCCCGCAGTGCTGTCCGCCGACTCTGGTCAGCCGCGACCCCGCCGCACTGAAGGCCTTCGTCGCCGAGCACGGCGAGGCGGTGCTGAAGCCGCTGGACGGCATGGGCGGCCGCTCGATCTTCCGGGTGAAGGCCGGCGACCCCAACACCAACGTCATCCTGGAAACCCTGGTCGGGCCCGGCCATCTGACTCTGGCGCAGCGGTTCATCCCCGGCATCAAGGACGGCGACAAGCGCGTGCTGCTGATCGACGGCGAACCGGTCGACTACGCCCTGGCCCGCATTCCGCAGGGCGACGAGTTCCGCGGCAACCTGGCCGCCGGCGGCCGTGGCGAAGGCCGCCCGCTGAGCGACCGGGACCGCTGGATCGCCGCCCAGGTGGGCCCGGAGATGAAGCGCCGCGGCATGCTGTTCGTCGGCCTGGACGTCATCGGCGACTACCTGACCGAAGTCAACGTCACCAGCCCGACCTGCGTGCGCGAGCTCGACGCCCAGTACGGTCTGAACATCGCCGGCCAGTTGTTCGACGCCATCGAGAAGAAGCTCGCCTGA